TTGATAGGCATATTAGGCGGAATCTTTGGGATAATTCTCGGCTCTATAGCAGCCGTTGTCTTAGCAAGCCTATACACAAACATACCACTACAACTTTTCCTTCATGGATTGTTTGACGTAGTCACACCCGCCTATATGATTCAAATCTTCGCTACAGTTGTTGCGGTTTGCTGCCTCGGCGGAGTGCTTCCAGCAGTAAACGCTGCAAAAATGCGGATAGCCGAAGTTTTGAGGGCAGAGTATTAATGAAAATCAAAACCGTTAACCTAACACGAATTTTTTATGCTGGCGGTTCAAAGGTAATTGCCGTCAACAACGTTAACCTTGAAATCGGCGAGGCGAAGTTTATAGCAATAACCGGGCCTTCGGGTTCTGGGAAATCCACCCTCCTAAACCTTATAGGATTAAATGATAAGCCCACAGGCGGCAAAATCTTCATAGACGGTGAAGACGTCTCAGATTGGACAAATGTGAAACGTAGGAAGGTGAGGCTTTTGAGGATGGGTTTTGTCTTTCAGACTTTTAATTTGCTGCCAACCTTGACAGCTCTAGAAAATGTTGAGCTTCCAATGGCTTTAGCTGGGAAAAGTCAAAGGGAGCAGCGGGAAAACGCCCTAAAACTCCTTGAAGCTGTGGGTTTAGGCAAAAGAATTCACCACAGACCAAAAGAGCTGAGCATGGGTGAAATGCAACGCGTGGCCATAGCTAGAGCTTTGGCGAACAATCCAGAAATTATAATTGCAGATGAGCCTACAGGCGAACTGGACTCTAAAACCGCAAAAGAGATAATAAACCTACTGTTGGACGTGAACAAGGAAAGGAAAACAACGGTTATTGTTGCAACTCATGATGAAAAAATTGTTGACGCAGCTGACGAAATCTACACCTTAAAAGATGGTATGTTAACTTTCAAAGTTTAAACTTCAATTATCCACCATTTTCTTGCTTTATGACCGCCTTTGCCCAGTTCCCATATTTTATCCAAAGTATGGCTATTATTCCGCCTATGATGTTGCTTATTGCTATGGCTAGCCAAACTCCTATTGAGCCCATGCCGAGAATGAAAGCCATAAAATAGCCCGCAGCTATTCTCATTACCCAAAGCCTCAACATTCCCAAGCCTGTTGGAAATGTTGTGTGTCCAGAGCCTCTTCCAACTGATAGGGCTACTGCAAAAAGTCCAAAAAATGGAAGGGTAGGCAGCAACGTTTGGAGAAAGATGTCCGTCTCATTTATTGTGTTGGGGTCGTCTGCGAAAACGTCAACCAAGTTTCTTCTAACAGGGTATATTATGGCTGCACTTGCCATTATCAGGGCAAATATTAAAAGAGCTGCCTTGAAGGCCACTTCTCTTGCTCTTTTCTGGTTGTTTGCGCCTAGGCTTTGTCCTATCATTATGGCTGGGGCTCCGCTTAAACCCCAAAGCGCAGCATCCACGATGTCCAATATTATAAAGCCTATAGAGAAGGCTGTCGCCGTTACAATTCCAAGCATATTGACAAGTTTAAGCTGCATGAGAAAGGCGAAACCATTCGTCAAACCAAGTGTAAGAATTGGCAGCCCTATGCGCATAACTAAACGGGCCCATGCGGCGTCTATTTTCCTAGTGGGCCTTATGCGGAGCTCAGGGTAATATTTCCTCAGGATACATGTTAGGGCTGTTATCGATATTATTTTACCCATGACATCCGTTATAGCGGCTCCAACCACCCCAAGTCTTGGAAATGGCCCTATGCCCAAAACAAGAAATGGGTCTAGGGCTATGTTTATGGCGACAGATGCAACATTAACGATTGCCGGCCTTTTTGTGTCTCCAACGCTTTGGAGGATTGTTGTGTATGTTAGGGCTATGTAGTTGAAAAGCACGTCAAAGGCTATGACGCCAGAATACTTCATGACATCCTCAAAAATTTCGGCGGGTGTGGACATAACGACTGTAAAAATTGTGTTTCTAAGCGCAAAAAGGAGTATGCTTAGGGTGCCACCAGATAGGAGGGAAAGCGTAAAGAAGCGTGAGGCTGATACACTTGCTTCTCGATAGGCTTTGCTTCCCACATACTGTGAGATTATGCTTAGGCTTGCCGTGGTGATGGCGTTTGCAAGGGCTTGAAAAAGCACGAGAATAGGCCACATCTGCCTGGGAACAGCCACAGCTTGTTCGCTGTAGACGCTAAGCCAATAAGTGTCAGCCACATTGTAGGCCACAACCACAAGCTGATTCACAAGGGGAGGGGTTCCCAACCAAAAAATTGTGCGGATAATGGGACCGTTAATAATCTTGTCTCTATACTTGCTTATCCCGCCTGGCTCTGGCAAACTTTCAGAGTCTTCAGCCATAGGCTTCCCTTTACGTTGAAAAAGAAATCTTAAAAGCTTTTCCGAAAGGTTTTCAGAAATATTCAAAGATTTTCGAAGAAACAGACCTTCGAAAATTCCTCCTAACCTTTTCAATAGACTCTCCAACAACCTCTATATTTTCTAGTTGGCATGTTCCAAGCCCCCTTTTCTTAGCCAAAACCAGATGCTTAACCTCTGTGGGTGAAACGCCCATTACCGCTGCGCCGACAGCGTCAACAGCAACTGGATCTGTGCCCGCAATAACTAAATCCATTTTCACAGGGTTTCCGCTTGTTTCATGTCCCTCTCCAGCTATTATTCCGTCAATAACTGTTAGGCTTGGTTTAAGCACAGAGGCTAAGTCTGCAATGTTTGCGTGGAGCCTCCCGTTGTGCATGCTTCCTTTCGAGGCTAGGGCTCCCATCATGTTCTTTATTCCAAGCGTGACTGTGGCGAGTCTATGAAGCTTAAGTTTTGGAACACTTATTATCACGCTTTCCAGAGCTGTTTTAGCCACCTTAACCTTCTTTAGGGCTAGGGGATTGGGCGGATAAACCTCAACGAAAGCATCCTTGTTAAGGTCAACAAGCTCCACCTTCCACTTTTTGCTTATCTTGTCTATCCCCGCAACCTTGAAAGCTTCAAAAGTGTCTGCCCAACCGCTCCCCTCACCAATAACAACATTGTCTTTACCATGCTCTTTAAGGAATTTAACAACCCCTTCTACCACTCTGCCGTCTGTTGTAACTCCAGTGGACGGGTGCTGAGCCGTTATGTAATTCGGCTTTATCAAAATTGGTTTTTCAGCGGAAAGAACAGCATCTAAATCCGACTTCACAGCATTAATTGCCTTGACTGTTGTTTCTATAGGGTCTGAGCCCTTAATTATGGCAACTCTGCTTGCTTTACCCATTTGCACACTTGAAAGTCAAATCAAAATGCGGCAATTTAACACTTCCCATTTCACACTAAAGAAAAAGAAGCGGGAGAAAATGAAATCTAAGCTTGCACTGGTGAAGGCCAAGCGTTTTCAAGTCTTAGAAGAGGCTTTTACTTCTTCTCCTCCTTTTTCTCCTCTTTCTTTTCTTCCTTCTTCTTCTTTGGCATGGCCATCACCAAAATTTGCTGGGAAAAACAGAGCATTTAAAAATTTTTCGCTTCCCCCTACAGCTGTTTAAAGGTTATTATGCTACAATATTTTTAAATCTGGCTTTGTTGAAGGCTTTCCTATGCATGAGTGGGCCTTGGCAGAAGCAATAATCTCCTCTGTTTCACAGATAGCTGAAAAAGAGGGATTAAAAGAGGTTAGGGAAGTCAAAATAAAAGTGGGCGAACTCCAGCAGGTGGAGATAGACATTTTGGAGTGCGCCCTATCAGAGCTTAAGATGGCGAAATTCAAAAACGCCAAATTTTTCATAGAAACCGTCAAAGCCGAGCTGCAATGCAGAGCCTGTGGACAAAAATGGTCTTTTAACAGAAATGAGCTTGATGGAGAATCAACTGAAGCCATACATTTTGTTCCCGAAACGGTGCACGCCTACATTAAATGTCCAAGATGCGGTAGCCCAGACTTTGAAATTTTGCAGGGAAGAGGCGTGTGGCTTGAAAGCATAAAGGGAGTCAAATAGCCATGCTCGACCCTCGGGAAACAGTTATTGGCAAAAGACTTGAAAAGGTAAAAAGCATAATTGCCGTTTCAAGCGGCAAGGGCGGTGTTGGAAAAAGCCTTGTTGCCTCCACGCTTGCGCTAATACTGGCAAAGAAAAACTTTAAAGTTGGGCTGTTTGACTTGGATTTCACAAGTCCTTCAACACACCTAATTTTAGGCGTTAAAGATGCTAAGCCAAAAGAGGAAAAGGGAATAATTCCAGCAGATGTTTACGGTTTAAAATATGTTTCAATTGTTGCCTACTCTAAAGAAAGAGCTTTGCCCTTAAGAGGCGCAGACGTTTCAAACGCCCTTATAGAACTTTTTGCCACAACAGTATGGGGGGACTTGGACTTCTTGATAATGGATATGCCTCCAGGCATAAGCGACGTCACATTAGACCTTATTAGGCTTGTTAAGGGCATAAAGTTCCTAATAGTTACGACACCTTCTCCGCTTGCCCTTGAAACCGTTAAAAAGCTGCTGGGACTGCTTGCAGAGCTTAAAGTGCCAGTTAAGGGTGTTATTGAAAACATGAAAGTTAGGGAAAGCGCTCTTATATCAAGAAATGTATCGGATGCAGGTTTCCCCTTCCTTGGAGATTTGCCCTTCGACTCAAAAGTTGAGGAATCACTTGGAAACGTGGATGCGCTTTTAAAAACGGATTTTGCCAAAAAGCTGGCTGAAATAGTCTCAAAAATCTCCTTTAACCATGCTTAGCTGTTTTCCTAGCCTTTTTTCCTTTTGTTTCGCTTGTAACCATCTTCTTAGACAGCAAAACTTCCTCCATTGAGTTTGCCTTTCGAAGCTCGTTCATATACCAGCTTCTGTCCCTTGAATAGCTTATTCCAGCCGTTATCCCATAGACAATCAAGGTGAGACCACAGATTATTAGGGCTAAACCCAGAATAGTTCCGCTGTGGAAAACAGTGTAATACGGAATGAATAAAAACCAATCTGGGTTTCTCTCGATCACGCTGCTAATTAGTAGGTTTTCAAGTATCCCTCCCACAAAGAATGTTGTTCCAGCTAGAAACATTAGATAGGCTACTGTCTCGTTGTGCCTTGACTCTTCAGCCTTCTCGTGTAAATAGTCTCTGTAGGACATGATCCTCGGTATTCTCATTATCGGACCTATACCTAAATCTTATTATATGGAAATAAGTATTGCAGAAAAGTATTGGAAATCCGCGGAGAAACAAGGATTTGTCACCAATTAAGGCTGTAATGTTTGATTTCATTGGCACGCTGGTTAACGTTAAGGGTTACAGCCTAGAAGCTTCAAAGATGAAGCTTTATAGGGCTATCGTTGACGCTGGCTTCAAAGTAGCCCGAGAAGACTTTTTAGAAGCATACAGTCGAGCCCATGAAAAGTACCGTGTTATACGCTATCAGAAGCTTGTGGAGGTTACAAATGCCATATGGATTTCCGACGCCCTAAATAGTTTGGGATTTAAGACAAGCCCAGAAGACACCCACATAAAGACCGCTGTTAACATTTTCTTTGAGGATTACTTGAACTCGTTTAGGCTAAGAAAATGCGCAAAACAAACATTGGAAACGCTATCCAATGATTATAAGCTTGGGCTTATTTCGAACTTTACATATGCCCCAGTGATATATGCTGGACTCAGAAGGGTTGGGATAAGCAAATTTTTTGACGTAATACTTGTTTCGGACGCTTTTGGCTGGCGAAAACCGCACGCCAAAATTTTTGAGGAAGCATTAAAAAGGCTCGGGGTTAGGGCTAAAGAGGCTATTTATGTTGGAGACAGCCCGGAAGAAGATATTAAGGGCGCAAAGCAGTTGGGCATGAAAACGGTTTTTGTTGCCTCCCAGTTTTTCCCGCGTGATAGGTTGCTTGAAAGCGAACAGAAACCAGATATAATAGCCAAAAACATGTGCGAGGCGAAAAGAAAAATTCAAGATATAATTCGCTCCAATAAGCTTTAGTTTCAAGGACTTTTTGGCGTCTTTATGTCTTTGGAATTTAGAAAAGGTTAAATCTTATTCGCTGAGTTCGCTTATTGTCTGGTGGTATAAGCATGGCTGGTCTTTTGGATATCGTTGCGCTGGTCCCCCCGTTAATTGCAGGAATGGTGGTGGGCTATTGTTTAAGGGGTAAGAAACTTTTTAGTATTGAAAAACTTGTCCTTGGCGTCATTTTGGTGCTTATTTTCTCTCTAGGGTTTTCAATAGGCTTAAACACCCAACTTTTGGAAATAATGCCAACTATCGGGCTTAACGCCATAGTGCTCTTGTTCATGACGTTGCTTTTCAGCATAGTTTTCGTAAAGGCAGCCAGAAAAATGGTGAGAATATGATGAAATATGTTTTGCCCACACTTGCCCTTGGAATTTTAGCGGGGTACTTGAACAACAATTTTGGTGTTCCATTGTTAAGCACATTTTTTTCGGAATACGCCTTCAACTTCTCGCTAATCGCATTGCTGTTCTTAATGGGTACGCTTTTCGCAATGGATGAAAAAGCCGTGGCAAAAATAAGGGAAGCCAAATTTAGAATACTGGTTTTTCCACTCGCTGTGGCTTTGGGCAGTATAACAGGAGGACTTATTGGCGGAATAATCCTTAGAATTGACGTGTTCGCCTCCATGGGAGTCTGTGCTGGCTACGGCTGGTACACGCTAGCCGGACCAATGGCTGGACAGCTTTTCGGGCTAGAGTGGGGAGCCCTCGGCTTCGCAGTAAATCTCCTCAGAGAACTCGCCACAATAGCAGCCACGTCACTAGTTGCAAAACTGGACAAGTATGCGCCAATAGCAATGGGAGGTGCAACGGCAATGGACACAACACTACCCGTAATAGTGCGCTACTGCGGCCAAGAAACCCTTATAACAGCCTTCTCCAGCGGCTTCATCTTAACAGTGGCAGCACCCTTCACCATAACCGCCATAGCAGCCATCGCCCATTAAGGCTTGTCCCTAAACTTTTCAGATGCTGGCTCCCCGCCAACACCCCAATGCGTTTTAGGAACTTCATGCACAACCACTTCGACAACGCTTTCCGGAACACCCAAGCCTCCAAACACCCTTGTTATCTCCCTAATCAATGTTTTGATGCGGTCCCTTCCAAAACCCTCCCAAACATACACATGAACTATGGGCATACACACCAACCCTTTAGTCTACAATTATGTGCCTTTCAAGTTAAAAGTCTATGGTGCGGCCGCCGGGATTTGAACCCGGGTCGTCAGCGTGGCAGGCTGATGTCCTAGTCCAGGCTAGACTACGGCCGCCCAAATAATTTCCGTTTATCCTCTTATCCATGTTTTCCTAAAAAGCATTATGTTCCGTGTTGTTAATAGCAAATGTCAATTTTGTGTTGAGTGGGAGACTGCAAAATTGATAGTCCTCCCTCTAGTTTTCTTGGTTGCTTTATAGTCAAGTTTTTATTGCTTGTTGGCTTTTTGTATTGTGATGTTTGGTAAGGAGTTTTTTGTTAATCGTTATCGATTGTTGGGTTGGGAGTTTAGGGATGTTACGCCAAAACAAGCCATTAGGGTTAATGCCATGAACGTTAAGGGCATCAACATTGTAGAGAGGCTTAAGGGTTTAGGTGTTGGGCTTGAGGAAATTCCATTTGTCAGTGGCGGGTACTGGGTTGTCCATTCTGATTTTTCCGTTGGTGCTGCAGTAGAATATCTTTTGGGTTATTACTCTATCCAGGAGGCGGCAGCCCAAATCCCAGCAACATTATTTACGGATTTAAAGGGCAAGACTGTTTTGGATGCTTGTGCTGCTCCGGGCGGAAAGACTGTTCAGCTGGCTGATTTGATGGATAACACCGGCGTTATTGTGGCTTTGGACGTTAACACGCATAGGCTTAAAGCCCTAGCGAACCAGCTGGAGCGGTGCCGCGTAAAAAACACCATTGTTTATAGGTTGGACGCTAGAAAGGCCTCAAGGCTTGGTTTAAAGTTTGATAGAGTGCTGCTTGATGTTCCATGTTCTGGCAACTTCGCCACTGACAAGGAATGGTTTAGGCGGAGAACGCTAGCTGATGTTAAGCGAAACGCTAGGCTTCAGAGGGAGATTCTCACTGAGGCCGCTAGGGTTCTAAAGGATGATGGCGAAATAGTTTATGCCACATGCTCCCTAGAGCCAGAAGAGAACGAGTTAAACATAGACTGGGCTGTGAAGAACCTAAACCTCGAAACCGTGGAAATAGAATGTTATGGGGAGGAGGCGCCAACAGAAATTTTCGGCAAAAGGCTGGACAACTCCGTAAGGAATTGCCGCCGCATATGGCCGGGTGAAACTCAGGGCTTTTTTATCTGTAAACTCAAAAAACGCGGGTGAACTGAGTTTATGGCTGAGCTTATAGAGGATTTTGCCGGACTTTTCGGCGCTAAACTTGGCTTGGACAAAAGTTTGGTGGCCAAGAAGAAGGGTAAGTTTTTCTTGCTCAGCCCGAATTTGAAGGAGTTGGCTGGAAAAGACGGCGACTGGCTTTTTGCGGGTACGTATATAGGAAAAATTGATGGTGGCAAGTTTTATCCAAGTTTTCCCCTGCTTTATATGATTACAGACAAAGCCCAAAACAGGGTGGTTGTTGATGATAAGGCGGCTTGGCTTTTCGTTTGTGGCAGAGATATATTCAAGGAGGGAATATTGGGGGCTTATGGCTCAAAGAGTAAGGGCACCTACACACTGGTTTTTAATCGCTATGACGAGTGCCTTGGCTTTGGCAGAATATTAAGAAACATAGAAAAGGCGAAAAGCGGCGTGGTCGTCAAAAACATTTTAGATATTGGAGATTTCCTAAGAAGAGAGCGAAACACAAGAGTTTCAAAGACCTAAGCTCAGCTCGATTTTATTTTGCTGACTAGCTCTTCTATTTTAACCTTGCTTTGTTCTTTTCGTTGCATATCTCTTAAGACTACGGCTCCTTCGCTTAGTTCCCTTTCGCCAACTATAATTACATGGCTTATTCCTCTTCTGTCGGCGTCCTCCAAAGCTTTTGTCACTTTCCGCCCCATGACCTCTGTTTCAACAGCTATTCCATCTTTCCTTAGCATTTCTGAAATCCTTAAAGCTTCATCGTTCAAGTTTTCATTAACTGGAATGAGCATTACTCTTTTTCCCTCTTCGATTGGTGGGCTGATTTTCTGCTCTTGCATAGCAAGCATTATTCTGTCTATTCCATGAGCAACCCCAACGGCTGGTGTCGGTTCGCCTCCAAACAGTTCAACGAGTTTATCGTATCTTCCCCCACCAGCCAGCGCAATGTCGAGTTCTGGAACGTAAACTTCGAAAATCATTCCGGTATAATATTCCAGTCCGCGGGCGAAGCCAGCATCCACCGTTATGTTCGGCTCCTTCGTTGTTTCCCTTACTAGTTTTAGGATTTCTCTAAGATTTTTCACGGCATCAAAGGCTGTTCCATAACCTTTAGTAAGTTTTTCCATTTCCTCTAAAATGCTTGTTGTGTTGCTCCCTCTTAAGCTAACCAACATCTGAAGCGTTTTTAGGCACTTGTCTGTTGCTCCCGCTTCTTTCACGATGTTTATGGCATCTTCATATTGTTTTTTGTCCATAAGTTGCATGACGCGGTTTTGGGTTTCCTCTTCGAGTCCTTCGCGGCTTAAGATGCCTCTTAAAACGCCGACGTGTCCAATTTTGAAGGAGTAATTTTTCAACCCCACAGCCCTCATTAAAGTGTTTGTTAGCAATAGAACTTCGGCGTCGGCTTCTGGTTTTTCAGAGCCCATAAGCTCAAAGTTTGACTGCCAAAACTCTCTGAAGCGTCCCTTTTGTGGTTCGTCATACCTGTAGAGGCTTCCCACGCAAAACAGCCTCAACGGTTTAGGCTCGTTTCGCATTGTTGTTGCCACAAGCCTTGCAACAGAAGCCGTGAACTCCGGTCTTAGGGCAACTTTTCTCCCACCCAAATCTTCAAAGGCATACATTCTTGCTCGGACTTCTTCGCCAGCCTTCGCCGCAAGCAGTTCATAGGACTCGACAACAGGCGTTATTATTTCCTTGTATCCATATAGTTTGGCGGTTTCTCTGGCTTTTTCCTCTATAAACCGCATTAATCTTGCTTCTTCTGGTAGGAAGTCCCTCATCCCACGGACTGTTTTGTAGGCGCTCAT
This sequence is a window from Candidatus Bathyarchaeia archaeon. Protein-coding genes within it:
- a CDS encoding DUF362 domain-containing protein — translated: MGKASRVAIIKGSDPIETTVKAINAVKSDLDAVLSAEKPILIKPNYITAQHPSTGVTTDGRVVEGVVKFLKEHGKDNVVIGEGSGWADTFEAFKVAGIDKISKKWKVELVDLNKDAFVEVYPPNPLALKKVKVAKTALESVIISVPKLKLHRLATVTLGIKNMMGALASKGSMHNGRLHANIADLASVLKPSLTVIDGIIAGEGHETSGNPVKMDLVIAGTDPVAVDAVGAAVMGVSPTEVKHLVLAKKRGLGTCQLENIEVVGESIEKVRRNFRRSVSSKIFEYF
- a CDS encoding MATE family efflux transporter, coding for MAEDSESLPEPGGISKYRDKIINGPIIRTIFWLGTPPLVNQLVVVAYNVADTYWLSVYSEQAVAVPRQMWPILVLFQALANAITTASLSIISQYVGSKAYREASVSASRFFTLSLLSGGTLSILLFALRNTIFTVVMSTPAEIFEDVMKYSGVIAFDVLFNYIALTYTTILQSVGDTKRPAIVNVASVAINIALDPFLVLGIGPFPRLGVVGAAITDVMGKIISITALTCILRKYYPELRIRPTRKIDAAWARLVMRIGLPILTLGLTNGFAFLMQLKLVNMLGIVTATAFSIGFIILDIVDAALWGLSGAPAIMIGQSLGANNQKRAREVAFKAALLIFALIMASAAIIYPVRRNLVDVFADDPNTINETDIFLQTLLPTLPFFGLFAVALSVGRGSGHTTFPTGLGMLRLWVMRIAAGYFMAFILGMGSIGVWLAIAISNIIGGIIAILWIKYGNWAKAVIKQENGG
- a CDS encoding RsmB/NOP family class I SAM-dependent RNA methyltransferase, yielding MFGKEFFVNRYRLLGWEFRDVTPKQAIRVNAMNVKGINIVERLKGLGVGLEEIPFVSGGYWVVHSDFSVGAAVEYLLGYYSIQEAAAQIPATLFTDLKGKTVLDACAAPGGKTVQLADLMDNTGVIVALDVNTHRLKALANQLERCRVKNTIVYRLDARKASRLGLKFDRVLLDVPCSGNFATDKEWFRRRTLADVKRNARLQREILTEAARVLKDDGEIVYATCSLEPEENELNIDWAVKNLNLETVEIECYGEEAPTEIFGKRLDNSVRNCRRIWPGETQGFFICKLKKRG
- a CDS encoding LysO family transporter, which codes for MSGGISMAGLLDIVALVPPLIAGMVVGYCLRGKKLFSIEKLVLGVILVLIFSLGFSIGLNTQLLEIMPTIGLNAIVLLFMTLLFSIVFVKAARKMVRI
- a CDS encoding HAD family hydrolase, with product MSPIKAVMFDFIGTLVNVKGYSLEASKMKLYRAIVDAGFKVAREDFLEAYSRAHEKYRVIRYQKLVEVTNAIWISDALNSLGFKTSPEDTHIKTAVNIFFEDYLNSFRLRKCAKQTLETLSNDYKLGLISNFTYAPVIYAGLRRVGISKFFDVILVSDAFGWRKPHAKIFEEALKRLGVRAKEAIYVGDSPEEDIKGAKQLGMKTVFVASQFFPRDRLLESEQKPDIIAKNMCEAKRKIQDIIRSNKL
- a CDS encoding lysine exporter LysO family protein; translation: MKYVLPTLALGILAGYLNNNFGVPLLSTFFSEYAFNFSLIALLFLMGTLFAMDEKAVAKIREAKFRILVFPLAVALGSITGGLIGGIILRIDVFASMGVCAGYGWYTLAGPMAGQLFGLEWGALGFAVNLLRELATIAATSLVAKLDKYAPIAMGGATAMDTTLPVIVRYCGQETLITAFSSGFILTVAAPFTITAIAAIAH
- the hypA gene encoding hydrogenase nickel incorporation protein HypA, which encodes MHEWALAEAIISSVSQIAEKEGLKEVREVKIKVGELQQVEIDILECALSELKMAKFKNAKFFIETVKAELQCRACGQKWSFNRNELDGESTEAIHFVPETVHAYIKCPRCGSPDFEILQGRGVWLESIKGVK
- a CDS encoding ABC transporter ATP-binding protein → MKIKTVNLTRIFYAGGSKVIAVNNVNLEIGEAKFIAITGPSGSGKSTLLNLIGLNDKPTGGKIFIDGEDVSDWTNVKRRKVRLLRMGFVFQTFNLLPTLTALENVELPMALAGKSQREQRENALKLLEAVGLGKRIHHRPKELSMGEMQRVAIARALANNPEIIIADEPTGELDSKTAKEIINLLLDVNKERKTTVIVATHDEKIVDAADEIYTLKDGMLTFKV
- a CDS encoding tautomerase family protein, encoding MPIVHVYVWEGFGRDRIKTLIREITRVFGGLGVPESVVEVVVHEVPKTHWGVGGEPASEKFRDKP
- a CDS encoding P-loop NTPase, giving the protein MLDPRETVIGKRLEKVKSIIAVSSGKGGVGKSLVASTLALILAKKNFKVGLFDLDFTSPSTHLILGVKDAKPKEEKGIIPADVYGLKYVSIVAYSKERALPLRGADVSNALIELFATTVWGDLDFLIMDMPPGISDVTLDLIRLVKGIKFLIVTTPSPLALETVKKLLGLLAELKVPVKGVIENMKVRESALISRNVSDAGFPFLGDLPFDSKVEESLGNVDALLKTDFAKKLAEIVSKISFNHA
- the hisS gene encoding histidine--tRNA ligase, with the translated sequence MSAYKTVRGMRDFLPEEARLMRFIEEKARETAKLYGYKEIITPVVESYELLAAKAGEEVRARMYAFEDLGGRKVALRPEFTASVARLVATTMRNEPKPLRLFCVGSLYRYDEPQKGRFREFWQSNFELMGSEKPEADAEVLLLTNTLMRAVGLKNYSFKIGHVGVLRGILSREGLEEETQNRVMQLMDKKQYEDAINIVKEAGATDKCLKTLQMLVSLRGSNTTSILEEMEKLTKGYGTAFDAVKNLREILKLVRETTKEPNITVDAGFARGLEYYTGMIFEVYVPELDIALAGGGRYDKLVELFGGEPTPAVGVAHGIDRIMLAMQEQKISPPIEEGKRVMLIPVNENLNDEALRISEMLRKDGIAVETEVMGRKVTKALEDADRRGISHVIIVGERELSEGAVVLRDMQRKEQSKVKIEELVSKIKSS